Below is a window of Candidatus Eisenbacteria bacterium DNA.
CACGCGGAACCGCCGAGATACTTGACCCCCTTCCCGAGCAGGTTCCCCGCCTCGATGTTCGGAACGACGAGGATATCCGCCCGGCCCGCGACCGGGGAGCGGATCCCCTTCGCCTCCGCCGCCGAGACGAGAAGAGCGTTGTCGAGAGCGAGAGGTCCGTACACCTCGCACGACCCGAACTCCCCGCGCTCGCCCATCTCGGTGAGCGACTTCGCGTCGACCGTCGAGGGGAGCTTCTCCGAGACCGCCTCGGTCGCGCTCATGATCGCGACGCGCGGCTTCTCGAACCCCAGCGCGCGGAAGACCTGCACCGCGTTCTCGACGATCTCCTTCTTCTGCTCGAGCGTCGGGAGAACGTTCAGCCCTCCGTCCGTCACGCCGACGAGCCGCCTACTTCCGCTCGTCCGATCCTCATAGAGGAGGACATCGCTGAGGACTCTTCCCGTGCGGAGACCCTTCTCCTTGTCGAGAACCGCGCGGAGAAGCTGATCCGTGCGGAGGTGGCCCTTGAGGAGGACCGATGCCTCTCCCTTTCTCGCGAGCGCGACGGCCGCGGCCGCCGCCTCGTCCGGCCCCGCGGCGCCGAGGATTCTCGCCTTCGCCGCGAGATCCCTCTCGCCGGCCGACTCCAGCTTCTCCCGAATCTTCCCCTCTTCGCCGACGAGAATCGGCTCGGCGATCCCGAGCGCGACCGCCCTAGAGATGGCGGAAAGCGCGACGTCGTCCGCGGCGTCGACGACCGCCACCGGCTTCGGTCCCATGTTCTTCGCGCGCTCGATCAGCTCCGCAAAGCTCGACATCGGGCGCTTCGTACTGGCGTTCGCGTTCATGCACGAAGACTCCTTCTCATACACTCAAACCATGAACGTTTCACGTCCGGGGTTGTTGGACCGCGCCCGGCCGGGGATCGAACGGACTGCGTCCGCTCGCGGCCCGACCGGGCTTTCTGTGTCCATCGATTCCTGAGGCATGGGCCCTTATCGGATGAGGACCATCTTCCGCGTCTCTCCGGCGCGCTCCGTCTCCAGCCGGGCGAAGTAGACTCCGGAGGGGACGGGACGCCCCGCTGCATCCGCGCCTTTCCAAACGACCGAATGGACCCCGCGCGCGAGCTCCGCGTCGAGAAGCCGCGCCACCCGGCGGCCCGCCGGGTTCAGAACGTCGAGCACGACGCGCGCCGGATCGGCCAAACGGAAGGAGATCGCGGTCTCCGGGTTGAACGGGTTCGGCCGGTTCCCGAGAAGAACCGCCGGCGCGGCCGGAAGCGGAGCGGACGCCACGGCCGTCGCGTCGCCGATGAGAAGATCGAACCCCATGAACCCGAGGTAAGCGGTCACCCACGCCTGGTCCATCGTGTCCGTATCGGCCGGCTGCGCCTGGATGCCGCCGTCGTCGTCCGTGTCGAACGCGCGGAGATAGTTCGTCATGTTCAGGTGGCGCGTTCCCCAGATCGGATCGCCGGTCGAGACCTCGAGGCGCTTCATCCCCAAAGCATACCACCCGTTCCACGCGTTCTCCCAGGAACCCGGATCGGCGACCGTGTCCATCTCGGCCGCGTGCGACGCGACCCAGAGCGATTCCTCCTCCGGATGATCCCGGAAGTAGGATTCGAGAAGACCCCACATCACCGCTCCACCCGACATCGCCCACTCCTCGTTCGAGAGGACCAGCGGATCGCCGTTCACCCAGTTCTTCACGCGGTTGCCGCGGCGCTCGGCGGTATCGACCCAGGTCGCGTTCCCGCGCCACACCCCGTATTCGTACAGGTTCCCCGCCGCCCAAGCCAGCACCGGCGGGTTGACGAGGTTGTGGAAACCTGTCGTTCCGGTGCGCGCCAGGTTGTGCGTGTGGAGATACCCGGCGCACGAGTCCGCGTAGTCCATGTACGACGAGTCGCCGAAGACCTCGACATATTTCATCTGTGCGCAGAGCGCCCACCCGCAGTTGTA
It encodes the following:
- a CDS encoding bifunctional enoyl-CoA hydratase/phosphate acetyltransferase, with protein sequence MSSFAELIERAKNMGPKPVAVVDAADDVALSAISRAVALGIAEPILVGEEGKIREKLESAGERDLAAKARILGAAGPDEAAAAAVALARKGEASVLLKGHLRTDQLLRAVLDKEKGLRTGRVLSDVLLYEDRTSGSRRLVGVTDGGLNVLPTLEQKKEIVENAVQVFRALGFEKPRVAIMSATEAVSEKLPSTVDAKSLTEMGERGEFGSCEVYGPLALDNALLVSAAEAKGIRSPVAGRADILVVPNIEAGNLLGKGVKYLGGSACGHVIMGARVPVLIPSRVESAEDKLNAVALGVIIHG